From one Alicyclobacillus acidocaldarius subsp. acidocaldarius Tc-4-1 genomic stretch:
- the araA gene encoding L-arabinose isomerase produces MKMPAYEFWFVVGSQHLYGEEALAQVEAHAREMVPTLQKAIGSAHTLRWKGVLKDADEIRRLCLEASADDACAGVIAWMHTFSPAKMWIRGLMALQKPLLHLHTQFNRDIPWDTIDMDFMNLNQSAHGDREFGFMVTRLGMPRKVIVGHWQDPEVAKRIRGWALTAVAAAVSRGLKVARFGDNMRQVAVTEGDKVEAEARFGWSVNGYGVGDLAERVRAVSEAEIDRLIDEYQTLYEFAPGCEKGGPLHDAVREQARIELGLRSFLEEGGFEAFTTTFEDLHGLRQLPGLAVQRLMADGYGFGGEGDWKTAAFVRVLKVLAEGEGTSFMEDYTYHFEPGNEMVLGAHMLEVCPTIAATRPRVEVHPLSIGGKEDPARLVFDGAGGPAVQATIVDLGHRFRMVVNKVEAIQPDRPMPKLPVARVLWKPLPSLASAAESWILAGGAHHTVFSYRVTVEQLQDLADMMGVECVVIDEHSTPRQIAIELRWNEAVYGR; encoded by the coding sequence ATGAAGATGCCGGCTTATGAATTCTGGTTTGTGGTGGGCAGTCAGCACCTGTACGGGGAAGAGGCCCTCGCCCAGGTGGAAGCGCATGCGCGAGAGATGGTGCCGACGTTGCAGAAGGCCATCGGCAGCGCGCACACGCTGCGCTGGAAAGGCGTTCTGAAGGATGCGGACGAGATTCGCAGGCTGTGCCTCGAAGCGTCGGCGGACGACGCTTGTGCGGGCGTGATCGCATGGATGCACACGTTTTCGCCGGCGAAGATGTGGATTCGCGGCCTGATGGCGCTGCAAAAGCCGCTTTTGCACCTGCACACGCAGTTCAACCGGGATATCCCGTGGGACACGATTGATATGGACTTCATGAACCTGAACCAGTCGGCGCACGGAGACCGGGAGTTTGGGTTCATGGTGACTCGCCTCGGCATGCCGCGCAAGGTCATTGTTGGCCACTGGCAGGACCCGGAGGTGGCGAAGCGGATCCGCGGATGGGCCCTGACGGCGGTGGCGGCGGCTGTGAGCCGGGGGCTCAAAGTCGCGCGCTTCGGGGACAACATGCGCCAGGTTGCCGTCACGGAAGGCGACAAGGTGGAGGCCGAGGCGCGGTTTGGCTGGTCCGTAAACGGCTACGGCGTGGGCGATCTCGCCGAGCGCGTGCGGGCGGTGTCGGAGGCCGAGATCGACCGGCTCATCGATGAATACCAGACGCTCTACGAGTTCGCGCCGGGGTGCGAGAAGGGCGGCCCGCTGCATGACGCCGTGCGCGAACAGGCGCGCATCGAGCTTGGGCTTCGGTCCTTCCTCGAGGAAGGCGGCTTCGAGGCCTTCACGACGACGTTTGAGGATCTGCACGGGCTGCGGCAACTGCCGGGCCTCGCGGTGCAGCGCCTGATGGCCGACGGCTACGGCTTTGGCGGCGAAGGCGACTGGAAGACGGCGGCGTTCGTGCGCGTGCTGAAGGTCCTGGCCGAGGGCGAGGGCACGTCCTTCATGGAGGACTACACGTACCACTTCGAACCGGGCAACGAGATGGTGCTCGGCGCGCACATGCTGGAGGTGTGCCCGACCATCGCGGCGACGCGACCGCGCGTGGAGGTGCACCCGCTCTCCATCGGCGGCAAGGAGGATCCGGCGCGGCTGGTGTTCGACGGCGCAGGCGGGCCCGCCGTGCAGGCCACCATCGTCGATCTCGGCCACCGCTTCCGTATGGTTGTGAACAAGGTGGAGGCCATTCAGCCGGATCGCCCGATGCCGAAGTTGCCCGTGGCGCGCGTTTTATGGAAGCCGCTGCCGTCGCTCGCGTCGGCGGCCGAGAGCTGGATTCTCGCAGGCGGCGCGCATCACACGGTGTTCTCATATCGGGTGACGGTGGAGCAACTGCAGGACCTCGCCGACATGATGGGCGTGGAGTGCGTCGTCATTGACGAGCACTCGACGCCGCGCCAGATTGCGATCGAACTTCGGTGGAACGAGGCGGTGTACGGCCGCTGA
- a CDS encoding L-ribulose-5-phosphate 4-epimerase, with protein sequence MLRELKEAVLEANLALPKHGLVTFTWGNVSGISRKDGLVVIKPSGVPYDELTADHMVVVDLDGRVVEGDLRPSSDTPTHLELYKAFESIGGIVHTHSPAATAWAQARRPIPALGTTHADYFYGDVPVTRPLTKDEVERGYELETGRVIVETFRARGLDPVAMPAVLLANHAPFTWGKDPAEAVYHAVVLEVVAQMARDTLLLAGGEAHIDSFLLDKHYQRKHGKNAYYGQPGAAAH encoded by the coding sequence ATGCTGAGGGAACTGAAAGAAGCGGTCCTCGAGGCGAACCTGGCCCTGCCCAAGCACGGTCTTGTCACCTTCACCTGGGGGAACGTGAGTGGCATTTCTCGCAAGGACGGCCTCGTGGTCATCAAGCCGAGCGGCGTGCCATACGACGAGCTGACTGCCGATCACATGGTGGTGGTCGATCTCGACGGACGCGTCGTGGAGGGCGATTTGCGGCCGTCGTCAGACACGCCGACGCACCTCGAGCTATACAAGGCGTTTGAATCCATCGGCGGCATTGTGCACACGCATTCCCCGGCCGCGACGGCGTGGGCGCAGGCGCGGCGCCCCATCCCGGCGCTCGGCACGACGCACGCGGACTACTTTTACGGGGATGTGCCCGTGACGCGGCCGCTGACGAAGGACGAGGTGGAGCGCGGTTACGAGCTCGAGACGGGACGGGTGATTGTCGAGACGTTCCGCGCGCGCGGGCTGGACCCCGTCGCGATGCCGGCGGTGCTTCTGGCCAATCACGCGCCGTTTACGTGGGGGAAGGACCCTGCGGAGGCCGTGTATCACGCCGTGGTGCTCGAAGTGGTGGCGCAGATGGCGCGCGACACCCTGCTTCTTGCGGGCGGCGAGGCGCACATAGATTCGTTCTTGCTTGACAAGCACTATCAGCGCAAGCATGGGAAGAACGCGTATTACGGTCAACCCGGCGCGGCGGCGCACTGA
- the araB gene encoding ribulokinase, with protein sequence MDMGKYSIGVDYGTQSGRAVLVEIGTGREIATAVKEYTHGVMDEYLPDGVTRLGPDWALQHPRDYVEVLEETIPRLLRESGVRPEDVIGIGIDFTSCTMLPIRADGTPLCLEPRFERHPHAYVKLWKHHAAQDEANKLNEIARERGEAFLARYGGKISSEWMIPKIWQILDEAPEIYDAADAMVEATDWIVMQLTGKLVRSSCPAGYKSIWHKRTGYPSRDFFKALHPRLEHVVEEKLWGPILPIGSRAGELTEAMARRIGLVPGTPVAVGNVDAHVSMPAVGITEPGKMLMIIGTSTCHVLLGTEERAVPGMCGVVEDGIIPGYMGYEAGQSCVGDHFEWWIENGVPPAYWDEARREGIGIHDLLTRKAAKLRPGETGLLALDWWNGNRSTLVDADLTGLLIGATLATKPEDIYRALIEATAYGTRMIVETFRASGVPVDEMYACGGIAQKNALMMQIYADVLNMPIYIGASTQAPALGAAMFGAVAAGKARGGYDSIEEAAREMGSVREKPYVPNPSAVRVYDALYREYARLYDYFGRGENNVMKVLKRIKSAVAQEEVKTC encoded by the coding sequence ATGGATATGGGCAAATATTCGATTGGCGTGGACTACGGGACGCAGTCCGGGCGCGCCGTGTTGGTCGAGATTGGGACAGGTCGCGAGATTGCGACGGCCGTCAAGGAGTACACGCATGGCGTGATGGACGAGTACCTGCCGGATGGGGTGACGCGCCTCGGACCCGACTGGGCGCTCCAGCATCCGCGCGATTATGTGGAGGTCCTCGAGGAGACGATTCCTCGGCTTCTCCGCGAGTCGGGCGTGCGGCCGGAGGACGTGATCGGCATCGGCATCGACTTCACGTCTTGTACGATGCTTCCGATTCGGGCCGACGGCACGCCGCTCTGCTTGGAGCCGCGCTTTGAACGGCATCCGCACGCGTACGTGAAGCTCTGGAAGCACCATGCCGCGCAGGACGAAGCGAACAAGTTGAACGAGATTGCGCGCGAGCGCGGGGAGGCGTTTCTCGCGCGCTACGGCGGCAAGATCTCGTCGGAATGGATGATCCCGAAGATCTGGCAAATCCTCGACGAGGCGCCGGAGATCTACGATGCGGCGGACGCCATGGTGGAGGCGACCGACTGGATCGTCATGCAACTGACGGGCAAGCTCGTGCGCAGCTCGTGCCCGGCGGGGTACAAGTCCATCTGGCACAAGCGGACGGGGTATCCGAGCCGCGACTTCTTCAAGGCTCTTCATCCGCGCCTGGAGCACGTCGTAGAGGAGAAGCTCTGGGGGCCTATCCTGCCCATCGGATCGCGGGCAGGGGAGCTGACGGAGGCGATGGCGCGCCGCATAGGACTGGTGCCTGGGACGCCGGTGGCCGTGGGCAACGTGGATGCGCACGTGTCGATGCCGGCAGTCGGGATCACCGAGCCGGGCAAGATGCTGATGATCATCGGCACGTCGACCTGCCACGTCCTGTTGGGGACGGAGGAGCGCGCGGTGCCAGGCATGTGCGGCGTGGTGGAGGATGGGATCATTCCGGGGTACATGGGGTATGAGGCTGGGCAGTCCTGCGTCGGAGACCACTTCGAGTGGTGGATTGAAAACGGGGTGCCGCCGGCGTACTGGGACGAAGCGCGGCGCGAGGGCATCGGCATCCATGATCTCCTGACGCGCAAGGCGGCGAAGCTGAGACCGGGCGAGACGGGCCTTCTCGCACTCGACTGGTGGAACGGGAACCGATCCACGCTCGTCGACGCGGACCTCACGGGTCTTCTAATCGGCGCGACGCTCGCCACGAAGCCAGAGGATATCTACCGGGCGCTGATCGAGGCGACAGCGTACGGCACGCGGATGATTGTCGAGACCTTCCGGGCGAGCGGCGTGCCGGTCGACGAGATGTACGCGTGCGGCGGGATTGCGCAGAAGAACGCGCTGATGATGCAGATCTACGCGGACGTGCTCAACATGCCCATCTACATCGGCGCATCGACGCAGGCGCCGGCGCTCGGCGCGGCGATGTTTGGCGCTGTGGCGGCGGGGAAGGCGCGCGGCGGATACGACTCCATTGAGGAGGCGGCGCGGGAGATGGGCAGCGTGCGCGAGAAGCCGTACGTTCCGAACCCGAGCGCGGTGCGCGTGTACGACGCGCTGTACCGCGAGTACGCGCGGCTGTACGACTATTTCGGCCGCGGCGAAAACAATGTGATGAAGGTGCTGAAGCGCATCAAGAGCGCCGTGGCGCAGGAAGAGGTGAAGACATGCTGA